The SAR324 cluster bacterium genome window below encodes:
- the ispH gene encoding 4-hydroxy-3-methylbut-2-enyl diphosphate reductase: MNNEFNLVLASPRGFCAGVDRAITIVEKALELYGPPIYVRHEIVHNPHVVNRLKKRGVIFVEELDTVPENAHLIFSAHGVSPAVRDAASQKNLAVLDATCPLVTKVHLEAQRYAREGYIIIMIGHKDHVEVVGTLGEAPEKMVVIGKVEEVETLEIPSGQKIAYLTQTTLSLDDTASIIQALKAKYPDIEGPKKDDICYATQNRQNAVKSLAQAVDLILVVGAPNSSNTVRLVEVAQGAGIPARRIESADELERAWFRFGMRIGITAGASAPEDIVQGIVSRLETFVDHSSIEELTLVEENVTFALPAALKNV, translated from the coding sequence GTGAACAATGAATTCAATCTCGTCCTGGCGAGTCCTCGCGGTTTCTGTGCCGGTGTGGATAGAGCCATCACCATTGTGGAAAAAGCGCTGGAACTTTATGGTCCGCCGATTTATGTGCGGCATGAAATTGTGCATAATCCACATGTCGTGAACAGGCTCAAAAAACGTGGTGTGATTTTTGTGGAAGAACTGGATACCGTCCCTGAAAACGCTCATCTGATTTTTTCAGCACATGGTGTTTCTCCCGCAGTACGGGATGCCGCATCACAAAAAAATCTGGCTGTGCTCGACGCGACGTGTCCGCTTGTCACCAAAGTTCATCTGGAAGCACAGCGTTATGCCCGAGAAGGATATATCATCATCATGATCGGGCACAAAGACCATGTGGAAGTGGTCGGAACCCTTGGTGAAGCTCCAGAAAAAATGGTCGTCATCGGGAAGGTTGAGGAGGTAGAAACACTGGAGATCCCCTCGGGGCAGAAAATCGCGTATCTCACTCAGACGACGCTGTCACTTGATGACACAGCCAGTATCATTCAGGCTCTCAAAGCAAAATATCCTGATATCGAAGGTCCCAAAAAAGATGACATCTGTTATGCGACCCAGAATCGTCAGAACGCGGTAAAAAGTTTGGCACAAGCTGTTGATCTGATTCTGGTCGTCGGGGCGCCCAACAGTTCCAACACAGTGCGGTTGGTGGAAGTTGCTCAAGGCGCGGGAATTCCCGCCAGAAGAATTGAGTCGGCCGATGAACTGGAGAGGGCATGGTTCCGTTTCGGTATGCGGATCGGCATCACCGCTGGAGCTTCCGCACCGGAAGATATTGTTCAGGGAATAGTTTCCAGACTTGAAACCTTTGTGGACCATAGCTCCATTGAAGAATTGACGCTTGTGGAAGAAAACGTCACTTTTGCGCTTCCTGCCGCTTTAAAAAATGTCTGA
- the rdgB gene encoding RdgB/HAM1 family non-canonical purine NTP pyrophosphatase translates to MLYFVTSNLNKLREMRELLGIPLENVALDLHEIQTTNLHELVRDKTQKAYSALQQPVLVEDTSLFFNAWNELPGVLIKWFEKNMGMQGLVQALSAFPDKSARAVCCLGYSEDGETMHVLEGTLEGTIVPPRGSNGFGWDCIFQPAGETRTMAEMTAEEKHRVSMRHIAATRFRHFLKRQEAQK, encoded by the coding sequence ATGCTGTATTTCGTAACATCCAATCTGAACAAACTCCGTGAAATGCGTGAACTCCTGGGAATTCCTCTGGAAAACGTAGCGTTGGATCTGCATGAAATCCAGACCACGAATCTTCATGAACTGGTTCGTGACAAGACACAAAAAGCCTATTCCGCACTTCAGCAACCTGTTCTGGTGGAAGACACCTCCCTGTTTTTTAACGCATGGAATGAACTGCCCGGGGTTTTGATCAAATGGTTTGAGAAAAATATGGGAATGCAGGGGCTGGTTCAGGCCCTCAGCGCTTTTCCAGATAAATCAGCAAGAGCCGTATGTTGTCTCGGTTATTCTGAGGATGGCGAAACCATGCATGTGCTTGAGGGAACACTGGAGGGAACGATTGTTCCACCAAGAGGCAGTAACGGATTTGGCTGGGACTGTATTTTTCAACCTGCTGGTGAAACCCGAACAATGGCCGAAATGACCGCTGAAGAAAAACATCGAGTCTCCATGCGGCACATTGCGGCGACACGGTTCAGACATTTTTTAAAGCGGCAGGAAGCGCAAAAGTGA